AGTTGTATTTCTCAGCACAATTATGAGATGAATTTTAGAGAAAGAAAGATGGTATTAGTTGTATTTCTCAACCAAGCGCCAAACCTACACTTATCCGGGGTAGGTTGAGTCACCATACCCCTGCACCTTATTGGGTATATGTGCTTAGTCAGATCCTAGTCACATCCACCTCATCTCAAAAAATTTGAAGgtcattttgaatttgaaattcaaaatatttccaaaaaaataaaagaaaaaagattTTATTCTCTGAAATGTCGATGAAACCGAGGGTTCCATAAAATATTTGATctcgtttttattttttatttttatgattctGTTTCGCATTCGGTAAGCTTAGTGGTATGTAGTTTTCCGATTCTTGCTTCCCTGTACTTGGTTGTATAAAATGTTGCTTATATTTGTGTTGAACACCATATTTGAAATCCACCATGATTGTGTTTCGATGTAATCGAAGTTCGATGCATATTGTATGTCGATGATATCTATGTAGCAGGAGTCAGATTCTCTCAATCTGTATTTCGCGAGTTTTTTCCAAATATACTTTCATGGAAAAATTCCGATCGATGGTGATTTTGAAGTTCAGTAGTTTGATTGTAGGATATGGTTTTAAAAATCTAtgcaattttttgtttttaaaaagaaaaaaataagaaattatGAATACACTTTGAAAGATTAACAAACAAAAAAGATTTATAAGATGATGACAAATTTACCTTGTCAAGCATCCGATTGTAACGATAATGGAGGTTAGGATGAAAAcaatagaattcctttttttaattttttttaaggaatTGAACTGTTGGGCGGCAGATTTTGGGGGGAATTTTGGTGAAAACATATCGCGCACAAAAGGGTGTTAATGGCGGTATTCACTAAATTGTTTCGCTTCTACATTTACTGGTTCTCCCCAAATGGAAAATTCAATTACTGACATGTCCATTGCCCATTGCAGGGTATGGTGACTAGACCTATCATGGGGTTAAGTGTATGAGCTCCCCTCAACCAAGTGAGTTTACAAGGTCTCATTATTACATTATGTTCTCAGTACAATTATGAGATGAATTTCAGAGAAAGAGAGATGGTGTGAGTTGTATTTCTCAACCAACTGAGTTTACAAGGTCAATTCAATTACTTATTCAGCATTTCATTTATTTAATCTTTATGGATTACGGAATTCAAATTTGTCCCTAAAAATATACTCTTATACGGATAATTTTTATATCAAATATAATGgacaaatattttcatatttaaatagaGTAGACAACTGTCTATCCTCTTTAAAAATAATTTGAGGAATATAATAACAATGTTAAAGGCCTACCAATGATATTATTATGGATAAGTATATAATCAAATTATTTACGGAGTAATTGTTTTGATAAATGTACACATGAATTAGGTCAAATAGATATGCCTACCAATGATATTATTAGGGATAAGTATATAATCAACATTTAACAATatttatcaaacaccaaaaTAACAATGATATTAGTAATAAATTAACTTAACTTGTTACCTAAAACTCGATCATTACAACCCTTAAATAAGTGGTCTTGCATACTCTAACCTATAATTAATCAATCACTAGTTTGTCTACATTGAGGATTGTTATTTCTCGTAAAAAATGAGTTGTTATCCATTGTTTAAGTTTTTgttaacaacaacaaaaattaaacaagagagaagaaaatgAAGATTTTTTTTGTGATCTAAAGTAGATCAATATTGGTGTTTATTTATAgagcataaaaaaaataaagacatttattaaaaaaaatgagttgtaatttatttattttatgggcATTGTAAATTTGCAAAAGGTATGTATTTTTAACACAACAAATCTATGTCATAAATCACATtgcaattttaaaaataaatatagaAAACCAATAATTTTGGTCTCCATATGACACATGTCAATCTCTCCAAGCAATATTTTGTTTTTCCATTTGGtgttcataaacaccaattttttttggtttcattCTCTCTCTAACTTTCTCACTCATCTCTCTacctcttttattatttttttattcatttatctCTCCTAAACACCAAACCAAGGTGTTTGATAATTATGGTCTTatatccctcaaaaaaaaaaaaaaaaaaacactggTATTATGGTTAAATTTGGTGAAATTCCTGTAACGAAAAGCATGATGTTAATTGCATCTATTTAGAAACAAATGAAATATAATAGCTAATCATAATGTATACGGAGTAGTAGTGAATTCGAAGAACATTTTGGCAGTTTCAGAACAAAACTTAATACAAATCTTTACAAACTCTTTATTCATAAActacaaaataaattaattacatTTTACAAATTCACAGATGCAGTAATCCAACCTGAAAAACTACAAGCACTAGTCAACACTCACCCCAAGATcattatacaattttttttttcttgaagtagGTAAGGTGAAGGCCCTATCGAGCCGGAATCCTGCACAAGCCAAAGTTCTTTTTTGGATGCGAATAAACAACAACAAGGATGTTACAAATTACAAACGGGAGAGGAGGGATTCAACCCTATTACCTATCATATACAAATCACCAGTCTTTACCATTAAGCCAAGACCCCATTGGTTGCACCGGCCAAAGATCATTGCACATACTTGCTACTAACACAAGCCATAATACATATCATACACAAGCCACCAGTCGTTACCACTAAGCCAATACCTCATTGGTTGCACCGGCCAAAGATCATTGCACATACTTGCTAGGACAAACCATAATACCTTTCATACACAAGGCCACCAGTCGTTACCACTAAGCCAAGACCTCATTGGTTGCACCGGCCAAACATCATTGCACATATTTGCTACTAAGACAAACCATAATTCCTATCATACACAAGCCACCAGTCTTTACCACTAAGCCAAGACCTCATTGGTTGCACCGGCCAAACATCATTGCATATACTTGCTACTAAGACAAACCATAATTCCTATCATACACAAGCCCACCAGTCTTTACCACTAAGCCAAGACCTCATTGGTTGCACCGGCCAAACATCATTGCACATACTTGCTACTAACACAAGCCATAATAACCATATAAAGTGTACATCATTTCAACTTCTCTTTCTTGCAAAACTTATCTTTGTAAAACTCAATCCAGTGGCTCAAAATCCACAACAAGCTAGCAAAGATACCAGAAACAGTTAGCAGCATCCAAGAACCCCAAACCCATCTCGGAATCACGCTATTTGCCGCGCCACTAGCGTATACAAACCCCATCTTGATCACAAACAGAGGTGCAAACACACCTCTAACAGCAGTATAGAATGTGTAAAACCCTGGTGATAAGAAATCATACACTTTTTTCGCTGCACGAAAATCACTCTTTCGTAACCTTGCTAAAGACCATACATTCTGCAGTGGACTAGTCACCTCTGCAAGAACCAAGATTACCAGGATAGCAAAAGCACCATGATTGACCATAAACCTGCAAGTTAGAAGCGTAAACAGAGTTGCCAAATGATGAGCAATAAAGAGAACATCATGTGGGTTAAAGATGAAGTAATGAAGAAGATCCATTATGAAATAACTTGTGCTGAATTCGAGTACTAAGTTCTGAAATGGGGTGTTTTCTGAAGCAAAAACTGTTGGGATTTCCTGGTTTTTTTCTGTGTTTTTTACCAGAAACAGAGCAAAAACTGCTAGAATAACTGATGGGGTTCCATGAAAGAATGATAATAAGCAACTACATGCATCATAACGATGCTTAGGACCCCAATTCTCGAAGATTTTATGTGCAGAAACATAGATGAATGAAAAAAACAGGAAAAACTGAGGAAGTTTAAGGGTATCATGATCATAATAAGAGGATAATTGAGCCGCGATATCCATTAAAACAGGAAGTGATTAAGGATTAAAAACTTGAATAATTTGAGAGGAGAGAATTATGAAtataaaagatagaaaattTTGAAGATGATTAAGATAGGGATAATGATTAGATTATGATAAAAGGGACTGCTGCTGATATATTTGACTTTTGGGGGTGTTGTTTAAGcatttaaaattgttaaaaggTCGAAATAGTGTAAAGATTAGATGTGACAAAGAATTGTAAATTGTGTAATGTTGCGCATAAAAAGTCAGATTCTGAGAATCGTTTTAGAATAAATCAAAGAGTTCCAGATTGGCTTCTTACTGTGATTGCGTCAAGTGAACACCTTTGGATATTTTGTTGGTTTCTTGTATTGATGGATATTCGCGACAATTTTTTATGTACAACCAGTTATATGTTGCTCTGTGAAGATTCTCGATATGCTCTTCATGGTTTATCTTACATAATTAAGAGAATTACTTGTATAATTTGGTTAGGATTACTTAGATTATTATTACTTTAAAAGAGAATATTCTTTAAATTAACCTAGTTGGATACTTAGATTCGTCTTGAATTGAACTCTGGACATAATTATACAGAGTGGTTATGATCTGAAGTCTGAACTCGTACCTGTTAAACTGAACTTATCTTTCTTTAGTTTATCGGCTTGGAGGCATTGTTACAGATCAAGAAACTTTTGAACAAAATAGGAAAACATCCCTCTTTATACGAAGAGACACATGGAGAAAACCCGGCCCGGACAAGCACATAGTTGTGGGCAATGGGCCGCATTTTtgggaaaaagcacgacaaggcacgcTATATTTAGTAAAATTTGGCTTAGACACAATAGCCCGACAGCCCACGGGCTTGGGCCAGGCCTGGGCcatgttttgaacttttcagcCTGGCCCAGCATGATGCATAGTGGACATGGCTTGGGATCGCCCCGAAGCCCGGCCTGAATCCATCTTTACATAAGTACATAACCATAATGCCACACTCTAGGCAAAAATCTTACAAGGGTCCAAACAGGCGCAACAGGCAGTCTGAAACGCTAATATCTGAAAACCTTAAGTTATAATCCACACCAATACAACAGACAGCTACATCATTAGCTTATATACTACATGTATTCATTCATCTACGCCTCTACGGTGAAGGACATTAGGACACTACACACAAGTTAGTAGAAGCAAAATCAACACTCGCAAAATAGAAAAACACAGAAACAACAGCAAGAACAATAAGCATTAGAAACAACAGCAAGAACAATAAGCATTAGATTAACAGAACTAGCATTAAGCATTCCATACCATAAGAATTTAACAATACCTAAAACACAACCAAAGCACCTCACTGTACCTAAAAACATCTTAAACATAAAAAGCCACTTAAAAGGGATGTACATCCTAAAAGGCTTAATTAGACAAGAATCTCTatccaatcttcttcaaacTTGAAAATACTAAACCATAGAACTCACATTGTTCCAATAATTCAATCTACCTGCCGCATTGTTCCAATAACCTTCACAAAACTCGGTCCACATCGAACTTCTtcaatgcaacacctaattcttacCAGACCTAAGATTCATAATCCTCCTAGTCTCTTCTTGTTCAACTTCAGAACGCAAGATCTTCGCCTCGGCTTGCTTCATTTCTACCTTCTCCCACATCTCAGCCAGCCCGGCACGATGCATAGTGGGCGTGGCTTGGGCCCAACAGCTTAGGCCCATGGCCCGTGGCTCAGCccgacccacaaccatctttacatAACCATAATGCCACACTCTAGGTAAAaatattctaagagtccaaacaGATGAAACAGGCAGTCTGAAAACCTTAAGTTATATCCTAACCAATATAACAGAAAGCAACAGCATTAGCTTACACTACATGTATTCATTCATCTACGGCGAAGGACATTAGGACACTACACACAAGTAGTAGAAGCATAATCAACACTTCCAATTAGATTTTTCTAAAGTGAAACCTCTAAATTCACTCCAAAAAGCTCTTTTTCTctcaaacctctcctaaccaCACACCCCCTAAGTTATATCCTTAACCAATACAACAAAGAGCAACAGCATTAGCTTATACTATATGTATTCATTCATCTACGACGAAGGACATTAGGACACTACACACAAGTAGTAGAAGCATAAATCATAATCAACACTTGCAAAATAGAAAAACACAGAAATAGCAAGAACAATAAGCATAACATAGCATTAGAATAACAGAACTAGCATTAATCATTCCATACCATAAGAATTTAACAATAGCTAAACACAACCAAAGCCCTCACTGTACCTACAAACATCTTAAAACATAAAAAGCCGGCTCAATTAGACAAGAATCATCTCTatccaatcttcttcaaacTTGAAAAACACTAAACCATAGAAACATAATTCAATCTACCTGCCGCATTGTTCCAATCCAACCTTCACAAAACTCGGTCCACATCGAACTTCTtcaatgcaacacctaattcttacCAGACCTAAGAGCTTCCATAATCCTCCTAGTCTCTTCTCGTTCAACTTCAGAACGCATGATCTTCGCCTCAGCTTGCTTCATTGCTACCTTCTCCCACATCTCATCAATCTCGGCCCTCGCCTTCGCTCCCATCATTGTCAAACCTCTCTTCCTCAACTTCTCCCAAGCTACAGCTTCTCCAACCTCAAACTCAACATCTTTCTCAACAATGTCAGACACCTTTCCACCACCCTTTTCGCCCTCGTTATCCTCCATAACAACAACCCCATTACCACTACTaataccaccaccaccaccgccaccaccaacaccaacaccaacTTTGGTTTTAAGCTTCAGAACCCTAGGTTTGGAGTTCGGTTTCGACCCAACATTATTGTTGTGATTGTTATTATATTCAGCAATAGTCACATTGTTTATCTTGTCATCCTCCATAACATCATCACCTCCATTAATATCCCAAATCTTTTTAGACAATTCAAAAGCATGAATTTCATGAGGGTTATTGAGCTTCTTCTTCTTAGCATTAAAGAACTTCTTTTTAAGCCTACGGACTTTATCAACAATTTGACCTTTATTAACATCAACATGCACAGATTTTTTCACAAACCCATAAAAATCATCAATTTCAACCATAGGGTCAGCCCCTCTTTTAGCCCTATATTCAATCATACCTTTCAGAATCTCAATTTCATCGCCTTCACTAAACACCCTCTGAAACAGCTTCTTTGAAGCCTCTTCGTGAACGACAGgggaagcagcagcagcaggggCGGCCCCACTTACTAATTTCTCTTTTCTCGGTTTTTTAGAAGACGTCTTGAGTTCTGTCTCCGATGGGCGTTTCTCGGCGGCGACGGTAGACTTAGATCTGGGCTTAGAAGGGGTTTCAATGGCGGGCTTTGAGGCAGACTTTAAGGTGTGCAACGGTGAATCGTCGCTGGTATCATCGTCGAAGTCATCCTCGGAGAGGGGTCTCTTAGTGGCGGCGGCGGAAAGAGGGATTTTCTTGAAGGAAGGCGGTGGTACAGGGGTTGATGGggtttcttcttcctcctcttcgCCGGAGGAGGAACCAGTGTTGGAGACTTCTTCCTCGGGTTCTTCGCCTTCTTCGCCGGAGGAAGAAGAGCCGGTGACCTCTTCGGAGGAGTCCGCCTCCGGTGGGTCCTCTGTTAAGGGTTTTTGGGTTTTGCTGCGTGCCATTATTTGAGagacagagagagagagaagggaAGTTAGATAGTTAGATCTAAGTATCTAAGAGGTAAGGAGTTATGCAGTGAACTGCGAAGTACTTATGCTACGAAGTACGAACGAGTGTGCGGCGTTATTGCGGGATTGGGATGCGATGTGCGGGGTGATTGGCGTGAATAGGGAGAAGGACGGCACtacctagagctgtcaaaaatcgacccgatccgaaaaccgacccgaacctgACCCGAAAATACTGCCACTGGATCctaaacaagattttgtgacccgtaattCGTTTTATACGAACCCGAGCAATccgaaaaggaatgggtcaaaatccgaccgaacccgttttggacccgaccgattgaaaatcattggaTTTATAGTAattaatgagattatgagaaaatttaagcataatagacacgttacttttactattgttgtgtgtaatatgattttaatttgttttatacgccattttatggttgaatttgactaaatataaactttcgtagaaaatttgttaatttgtgctaatattttgtatatatatcacctaaattaacgaaaatataatgcgcgttttaaaatctctcaacccgttgggtcgacccgaacccgaaagttctgggtcttgaacaagcatttgtaaacccgaacctgaaagtgaccgacccgattcaacccgaacccaaaagtaattttttacaacccgaccagacccacccgtttgacaggtctagcaCTACCTAACTTGTGCTAAAGTGCTACATGATTTCGTGTATGGGAGGGGGTCTCGGGGTTAACCTAATTGACCGATTTTCAATTTTGATTTCTGAAAGATTAATAATGAAACTAGGTTAAAGCGTTTTTGGAATAAAAGTCGAACACGGATTGTTGAGTGACATTCAACAGCGAAAAAGTTTGCAATTTCGCAGTTGAAGCTAATCAAATTCAATTGTTTACTCTCGGAGTTAACATAATTGATCAAATTTTAGATTTTCGAAAGGTAATAACAAAACTCAGTTAAAAGGTTTTGTGAATAAAAGTCGAACACGGATTGTTGAGTGACATTCAACAACGAGAAAGTTTGCAATTTCGCACTTGCGGCTAATCAAATTCAATGTTAATTTACTCTCGGGGTTAACCTAATTGACCGATTTTCGATTTTCGAAAGGTTAACAACAAAGCTCGATTAAAACGTCTTTGGATACAAGTCGAACATGAGTTGTTGAGTGGCATCCAACATCGAAAAAGTTTGCTTCGCACTTGAAGCTAGTCAAATTCAATGTCTGCGTGTTACTAAATGTAGAAATTAATTTCGTAACACAACGGAAATTTCCAGGTTGGCAAAGTCAATATTATCACCTTCTCCTTAATGTGTCACACAGTTCTCAAACTTGTATGTTATGTGGCCTATAACTTGTGGAAACCTCTATCTTGTGCAACCCAttaattgtttgttttttccttttatGGATGACCTTTTCTTCATAGAGATTTGAGTTAGTGAAGAGTTCAGTTTTCTGTGTTAAGTCAATAGAATATTTGCAGCTATTCAATATTTAACCTTATTCACTTGTGAGGAATCTCTCATGAGAAAAGCATAGCAGGTTAGATATGTTGACAATTATGATAACATGGTGATTTGGTTAGGATACTTCGATTATTACTTTAAAAGTGAATATCCTTTAAATTAACTTACTTAGATATATGCTTAAATTTCGTCCTGGATTGAACTCTAAACATAATTTTACAGAGTGGTTATGATCTGAAGTCTGAACTCGTACCTGTtaaactgaacttatctaaacatGTAAGGCTtgaactttttatttttcaagGTGAAAAAATCGAGCCTAAACATGTAAACGAGGACCTTTGTCTGTTTTCTTAGAGAAGCTGAGAAAGATATCATCTATTAATAATAATCATGACACGAAATCCAGACTTCAAACAATGGGGTGAAATCTATCAACCAGCTCTCCTGTGATGTGTTTTGAAACACATCACAGTATGCCGAAATTCCGCTCCCCTCCTATGACAATTAAGAACTACTAAACTAGAAGAATAGTGCAAACAGctgcaaataaataaaaataaaaataaattactgtttttttttcttcttgaaTTCCTTACAGTAGTCTTGGTTCACCTGTTGCTGAAATGCAGCCAGAACACCTGCAGCTATTTTGTTATGCTTGCTCGATCATCTATACGAACATGGTTCTTAATTCAGCTTAATTAGG
This sequence is a window from Spinacia oleracea cultivar Varoflay chromosome 1, BTI_SOV_V1, whole genome shotgun sequence. Protein-coding genes within it:
- the LOC110793942 gene encoding TLC domain-containing protein At5g14285-like translates to MDIAAQLSSYYDHDTLKLPQFFLFFSFIYVSAHKIFENWGPKHRYDACSCLLSFFHGTPSVILAVFALFLVKNTEKNQEIPTVFASENTPFQNLVLEFSTSYFIMDLLHYFIFNPHDVLFIAHHLATLFTLLTCRFMVNHGAFAILVILVLAEVTSPLQNVWSLARLRKSDFRAAKKVYDFLSPGFYTFYTAVRGVFAPLFVIKMGFVYASGAANSVIPRWVWGSWMLLTVSGIFASLLWILSHWIEFYKDKFCKKEKLK
- the LOC110793933 gene encoding probable transcription factor At1g61730; this encodes MARSKTQKPLTEDPPEADSSEEVTGSSSSGEEGEEPEEEVSNTGSSSGEEEEEETPSTPVPPPSFKKIPLSAAATKRPLSEDDFDDDTSDDSPLHTLKSASKPAIETPSKPRSKSTVAAEKRPSETELKTSSKKPRKEKLVSGAAPAAAASPVVHEEASKKLFQRVFSEGDEIEILKGMIEYRAKRGADPMVEIDDFYGFVKKSVHVDVNKGQIVDKVRRLKKKFFNAKKKKLNNPHEIHAFELSKKIWDINGGDDVMEDDKINNVTIAEYNNNHNNNVGSKPNSKPRVLKLKTKVGVGVGGGGGGGGISSGNGVVVMEDNEGEKGGGKVSDIVEKDVEFEVGEAVAWEKLRKRGLTMMGAKARAEIDEMWEKVAMKQAEAKIMRSEVEREETRRIMEALRSGKN